The following are encoded in a window of Vicia villosa cultivar HV-30 ecotype Madison, WI unplaced genomic scaffold, Vvil1.0 ctg.001048F_1_1_3, whole genome shotgun sequence genomic DNA:
- the LOC131632884 gene encoding uncharacterized protein LOC131632884, whose translation MYFLLKDFGHDVEWKQVLKGNVARARAVQMLWLACHERLPTKARLCKLKLLAKQDCVFCGEVEYLDHLLFKCAGLRTIWECILSWLDVDHNPDEWKMEVMWMNTQRRKKGGKFRILQCAFAETCKNAGGIETKRVLVINRVKLMLCLGS comes from the coding sequence ATGTATTTTCTATTAAAGGATTTTGGCCATGATGTTGAGTGGAAACAAGTGCTGAAGGGAAATGTTGCTCGGGCCCGTGCTGTGCAGATGCTATGGTTAGCTTGCCATGAAAGACTCCCTACCAAAGCCAGGTTGTGCAAACTTAAGTTGTTGGCTAAACAGGATTGCGTTTTTTGCGGGGAGGTGGAATATCTTGATCACCTTTTGTTTAAGTGTGCAGGCTTAAGAACAATTTGGGAGTGCATCCTCAGTTGGCTTGATGTGGACCACAATCCCGATGAGTGGAAGATGGAAGTCATGTGGATGAACACTCAGCGTAGGAAAAAGGGTGGGAAATTTAGGATTCTCCAATGTGCTTTTGCGGAGACTTGTAAGAATGCTGGTGGTATAGAAACCAAACGTGTTTTGGTGATAAACCGTGTGAAGCTGATGTTGTGTCTAGGATCATGA